Part of the Candidatus Schekmanbacteria bacterium genome, AAATATACAGACCCATTTTTGTCGGGCCTTCCTGTTGGCGTGAATGTTACTTTGTCTCCTGTAAAGTGAATGCCGTCAGAGTCTATTGTGCCTCCGCAAGTGGTCCTTTTTACCCCTGACTTTGCTCTACCAAATTTGATTCCTGATGGAAGATGGTATCTTTCTGCATCATAAAGGGTTTCTGTAGGATCCTTTGTGCCATCGTTGTCATCATCATCAAGTATTTCATATCTATAAATGTTATTTGCGTCTGGAGAATAAAAATAAACAATAAAATTGTTGTTTTCAGATACAGCTTTAAGACGTGCCCATTGAAGGTTCGAAGCAAGAG contains:
- a CDS encoding prepilin-type N-terminal cleavage/methylation domain-containing protein; the protein is MNKKGIKGFTMIEIIIVVVIIGLVAGIAMFNLINMLPKFRVNNAVRTLASNLQWARLKAVSENNNFIVYFYSPDANNIYRYEILDDDDNDGTKDPTETLYDAERYHLPSGIKFGRAKSGVKRTTCGGTIDSDGIHFTGDKVTFTPTGRPDKNGSVYLIPEDDDEDHDQKTIHWRAISVTTNGRIKTWIYDASVENCSNGQGPWK